The genomic region AGAGCCGTACGGACCGGGATCCGGCCTGGCCGCGTCTGGTCGCCCAGTGGCGCTCCGGCGGGCAGCGGCAGGTGCGGCCCTGCGACCTGACGCTGGCCACTACTGTGGCCGGACTGGCCGCCGCCCACGCGCTCACCTTCCTGGACGGCCGGGTTCCGTCGAGCGCCGGGGCGCGCTGGGAGGTCACCGTGCCCGGTCTCCACTGGCATGCGCGGCCGGTCCGGGCGCATCCGGCATGCCCGTGCGGGACGGCGGAGAGAGGAAAGAGGGAGCACCCCTCGGAGGATGGGGAGTCACACGAGACAATGGCGGTGCAACGGCCGTCGGCGCAGTGCCGTAAGGCAGCGGCGAAGCGGCCGGCTGGGACTTGGAGGGCGCATGTCTGATCTTCCCCGGAAGGCGGTCACCCGGACCGCCAAGCTCGCCGCGCTCCCGCTCGGCATCGCCGGGCGGGCGACCTGGGGATTCGGCAAGCGGATCGTCGGCGAGTCAGCGGAGCTCGTCGGCCGCGAACTCCAACAGCGCACGGCCGACCAGCTGTTCAAGGTGCTGGGCGAGCTCAAGGGCGGCGCGATGAAGTTCGGCCAGGCCCTGTCCGTCTTCGAGTCGGCACTGCCCGAAGAGGTGGCCGGCCCCTACCGGGCGGCGCTGACCAAGCTCCAGGAGGCTGCGCCGCCGATGCCGACGCGCACCGTGCACGCGGTGCTCGAGGAGCGGCTGGGCGAGGGCTGGCACGAGCTGTTCCTGGAGTTCGAGGACAAGCCCGCCGCGGCGGCCTCGATCGGCCAGGTGCACCGAGGGGTGTGGCATGACGGCCGCGAGGTAGCGGTCAAGGTGCAGTACCCGGGCGCCGGCGAGGCCCTGCTGTCGGATCTGAACCAGCTGAGCCGCTTCTCCCGCCTGCTCGGCCCGCTGATCCCCGGCATGGACATCAAGCCGCTGATCACGGAGCTGAAGGACCGCGTCTCGGAGGAGCTGGACTACGGCCTGGAGGCCCAGGCCCAGCAGGCCCACGCCGAGGAGTTCACGGACGACCCGGACGTGATCGTGCCGCAGGTGGTGCACCAGTCCGACCAGGTCCTGATCACGGAGTGGATGGACGGCATCCCGCTGTCGGAGATCATCGCGGACGGCTCCCAGGAGCAGCGCGACCGGGCCGGTCAGCTCCTGGCCCGCTTCCTGTTCTCCGGCCCCGCCCGCACCGGCCTGCTGCACGCCGACCCGCACCCGGGCAACTTCCGGCTGCTGCCCGGCGGCCCGGAGGGTGAGGACGACTGGCGCCTGGGTGTCCTGGACTTCGGCACGGTCGACCGTCTCCCGGGCGGTCTGCCGGCCACCATCGGCGAATCCCTGCGGATGACCCTCGACGGGGAGGCCGAGGCGGTCTACGAGCTCCTGTGCGCGGAGGGGTTCGTGAAGGAGACCATAGAACTGGATCCCGACGCGGTCCTGGACTATCTGCTGCCGATCATCGAACCGGCCGAGGTCGAGGAGTTCACGTTCACGCGCGGCTGGATGCGCAGCCAGGCGGCCCGCATCGCGGACCCGCGCTCCCCCGCCTACCAGCTGGGCAAGCAGCTCAACCTGCCCCCGTCGTATCTGCTGATCCATCGGGTGACGCTGAGCACGATCGGCGTGCTGTGCCAGCTGGGGGCGACGGTGCGGCTGCGCGAGGAGTTGGAGGAGTGGCTGCCGGGGTTCGTCCCGGAGGACCCGGCGGACGGCGAGGCGTCGGTGGCGGAGGCGTGAGCCTCAGCGGACGCCACGGGTGACCGGTGCCGCGCCTCACCACCAGTCCGAGTCCAGGCGTCCCTCGATCGACCTGAGGTTCTCCCGGGAGCAGGTCTCGCAGAAGTAGCGGCGGACGCCGTTCTCGACGGAGTGGGTCCACGTGAGTGGTGGGCCGTCGGCCAGGGTGCCGGCCGACGTGCCGCAGCGGTCGCACACGAACGGCTGAGGCTCCGCGGCGGAGCCATCGTCACCGCTTCCGGGAGGACTCGTCACACGGCGACGATATCGCCGTACCCGATCGTCCACGGTGCACAACGCACCGCGGGGGCCGGTCCGTTCGGCACGGACCGGCCCCCGCGGGGAGAGCTCGGCCTCCCGGGGTCGGGAGGCCACCGCTTCAGGTGAGGTCGGTTACTGCATGACCGCCATGGCCAGCGCCCGGCGGGCACGCCGTGAGGCGCGCTCCGCCCTGCGCTGCATCCGGCGGGCGGTCGCCAGGCGCACGGCCGGGCGTTCCCGCTCCGCCTCTTGCAGTCGCTCGCGCATATGCGCGCGAGCCATGGCTTCTGGGATGAGTTGCATCTCTCGGGTCCTGTTCTGACGCGAGTCCTTCGCGCCGGTGGTGGTGAAGTCTTGGGTCGCGGAGCCGGCGGGCTCGTAAGTGGACGGCTTCATCGGGGCCTGCTTCTGGGGGTCGTGCGTGAGGGGACGGTCGATCGTTCCTGCGGTGTTCATGCCGTGACCGGGTTCTTGCGCGGGCGGCCACGCGGCCGCTTCCGGGCGACGACGACACCCTGGACGAACAGCTCGCCACCCCAGACGCCCCAGGGCTCACGCCGCTCCTTGGCGCCGGCGAGGCAGGCCTCGACCAACGGGCAGGTGCGGCAGAGGGACTTGGCGTACTCGACGTCCGCGGGCGACTCGGCGAAGAAGACCTCCGGGTCGTAGGAACGGCACGGGACGGGTACGCCGAGGTTCTCGATGGCGTCGTCGAGCGCGGTGAGCGCGGTGAGCGGGGTCAAGGCGGAGTCCTCCGTGGAGCCGGGCTTGGGGATCGTTTCGGAAGGCGGTACGGACGGGGCGTGCGCTTCGAGTTGCACGGTTCGTCTTCCTCGTCTGGTCGTTCCGGCCTGTTGGCCGGGGGGCGGCTGGTACCGGGTTCTTTTCTTGTCCCGAGGCTCCTTCGGTCCGTCGTCCCTGTTCAGGGACAAACAGAAGGGCCGCGGATCCCGGATGGGGTTCCGCGGCCCTGAAGGCGCCGGCCTGATCGGCGATCAGGCTGGATCACTCCAGGGTTCTGGCCCACGGAAGGCCCACATCTGGTGGTGCTGCGTCGTCTGCTTCCGGAATCCGGCACCGGTCGCCGCAAAGGCATAGGCCTGCGCCTGTGCCACTACTGCCGCTTCCAGTGCCTTGGTCGGTCGCTCATTGCGCTCACGGACGGGAAGGCCCGCGGGAGCAACGGAGGAGGACGCCGGACGCGCGGCACGAATGCCGGACAGACCGGTGCCCAGGTTCGAAACGCCGAGCATGCACGCGGAGACGGCCGAGCGATCGGTCATTTTCACGATGCTGACGGAGCTGGTGTTGATGCTGATCACTGGACTCGCCTCCTCTCGGCGTCTCGGGGGACTGGGTGAACCAGTCCTGCGGATATGCAAGTACAACACGGAATCAGGGCCTCCGAGAAGGCCGCTGCTCTCGTGCCTAAGAACCTATGGGGATTGCTGGGGCATGCGCAAACTATTTTTTCGACGAGTTCGTGTCAGTCCTGATCCGTGTCTCCTCCGGCGTACTGGCCTGCACAGATGGCCAGTACGTCGGCTCCGTAGCGATTGAGCTTGCGCATCCCCACGCCCGGGATGCGCGCCAGCTCGTGCTCGTCGTCGGGCGCGGTCTCGGCGATGGCCATCAGGGTCCTGTCGGTGAAGACGCAGAAGGCGGGCTGGCCACTGCGTCGCGCCTGGTCGGCGCGCCACTCGCGCAGTTGCTCGTAGAGACCCTCGTTCATGTCGGAGGGGCAGTCGTCGCAGCGCATCAGCTTCATCTCGCCCGCGTCGGTGAGCGTGCGGCCGCAGACTCGGCAGCGGGCGGGCGTTCGCTGGACTCGTCTCGGGGCGGAACCCCTGGTTCCGGGAATTCCGCGCTCGATGCCGCCCGTACTGCCGGCGGCGGTACGGGCCGTGGTGGCCGTCGAACCAGGGCGCAGCCCGTCGAGGAAGCGGCTGGGGCGGCGGTTGGCGCGGCCTCCGGGGGAACGGGAGAGGGCCCAGGAGAGGTGGAGGCGTTCCCGCGCGCGGGTGACGCCGACGTACAGGAGGCGGCGCTCCTCCTCGATCTGTTCGTCGGTCTTGGCGTAGGTGATCGGCATCATGCCCTCGGCGACACCGACCAGGAAGACGACGTCCCACTCCAGGCCCTTGGCCGAGTGCAGGGAGGCGAGGGTGACGCCCTGCACGGTGGGGGCGTGCTGGGCGTTCGCCCGTTCGTCGAGCTCGGCGACGAGGTCCGTCAGGGTCGCGCCGGGTTTGGCGGTGCCGAAGTCCTGGGCGAGGTTCACCAGGGCGGCCAGGGACTCCCAGCGTTCCCTCACGGCGCCCGAGCCGGCCGGTGGCCGCGGTGTCCAGCCCTCCCCCGACAGCACGGCGCGTACCTGGGAGGGCAGGTCGACGGCGTCGTCCAGCAGGGAGTCGTTGCCGCCGAAGCGGGCCGCGCCACGCAGGGCGACGCTGGCCTTGCGCACCTCCGGGCGGTCGAAGAACCGCTCGGCGCCGCGCAGCTGGTAGGGCACTCCGACGTCGGCGAGGGCCTGCTCGTAGGTCTCGGACTGCGCGTTCGTCCGGAAGAGGACGGCGATCTCGGCGGCCGGGACCCCCGCGTCGATGAGCTCGCGGATGCGCCGGGCCGCGCCCTCCGCCTCGGCGGGTTCGTCCGTGTACTCGGTGTAGACCGGCTCGGGCCCCGGGGCGCGCTGGGAGACGAGCTCCAGGCGGTGGTCGGCGGCGCGGCCCTTCGCCTGGGCGAGCAGGCCGTTGGCGAGGTGGACGACCTGGGGGGTGGAGCGGTAGTCGCGGACCAGCTTGACGACCGTGGCGCCGGGGTGGCGGGTGCGGAAGTCGAGCAGATGGTCCGGTGTCGCTCCCGTGAACGAGTAGATCGTCTGGCTGGCGTCGCCGACGACGCACAGGCTGTCCCGGTCGCCCAGCCACAGTTCCAGCAGGCGCTGCTGGAGGGGGCTGACGTCCTGGTACTCGTCCACGACGAAGTGCTGGTACTGGGCGCGGACCTGCTCGGCGATGTCGTGCCGGTCCTGGAGGACGGCCACGGTCAGCAGCAGCACGTCCTCGAAGTCGATGACGGAGCGCTCGCGCTTGACGTCCTCGTAGGCGGCGTAGAGCTGGGCGATCTCGGCGGGGTCGCGGGGGGTCTCGCGGCCGGCCTTGGCGGCGGCGGGCGCGTAGTCGGCCGGGACGGTCTGGGTGACCTTGGACCACTCGATCTCTGCGGTGACGTCCCGCAGCTCGCCACGGTCGAGGCGGATGCGGCAGGCGGCGGCCGCATCCGCCACGAGCTGGATCTTGCGGTCGACGAGCCGGGGCATGGAGCCGCCGATCGCTTTCGGCCAGAAGTACTGGAGCTGGCGCAGAGCCGCCGAGTGGAACGTGCGCGCCTGGACGCCGGCGGCGCCGAGCTGGCGCAGCCGGCCCCGCATCTCCCCGGCGGCGCGGTTGGTGAAGGTGACGGCGAGCACGCTGGAGGGC from Streptomyces chartreusis NRRL 3882 harbors:
- a CDS encoding ABC1 kinase family protein; this encodes MSDLPRKAVTRTAKLAALPLGIAGRATWGFGKRIVGESAELVGRELQQRTADQLFKVLGELKGGAMKFGQALSVFESALPEEVAGPYRAALTKLQEAAPPMPTRTVHAVLEERLGEGWHELFLEFEDKPAAAASIGQVHRGVWHDGREVAVKVQYPGAGEALLSDLNQLSRFSRLLGPLIPGMDIKPLITELKDRVSEELDYGLEAQAQQAHAEEFTDDPDVIVPQVVHQSDQVLITEWMDGIPLSEIIADGSQEQRDRAGQLLARFLFSGPARTGLLHADPHPGNFRLLPGGPEGEDDWRLGVLDFGTVDRLPGGLPATIGESLRMTLDGEAEAVYELLCAEGFVKETIELDPDAVLDYLLPIIEPAEVEEFTFTRGWMRSQAARIADPRSPAYQLGKQLNLPPSYLLIHRVTLSTIGVLCQLGATVRLREELEEWLPGFVPEDPADGEASVAEA
- a CDS encoding WhiB family transcriptional regulator; the protein is MQLEAHAPSVPPSETIPKPGSTEDSALTPLTALTALDDAIENLGVPVPCRSYDPEVFFAESPADVEYAKSLCRTCPLVEACLAGAKERREPWGVWGGELFVQGVVVARKRPRGRPRKNPVTA
- a CDS encoding ATP-dependent DNA helicase UvrD2, translated to MTAATHSTLFPQVPDSADAVLDGLDPEQREVATALHGPVCVLAGAGTGKTRAITHRIAYGVRAGLLQPSSVLAVTFTNRAAGEMRGRLRQLGAAGVQARTFHSAALRQLQYFWPKAIGGSMPRLVDRKIQLVADAAAACRIRLDRGELRDVTAEIEWSKVTQTVPADYAPAAAKAGRETPRDPAEIAQLYAAYEDVKRERSVIDFEDVLLLTVAVLQDRHDIAEQVRAQYQHFVVDEYQDVSPLQQRLLELWLGDRDSLCVVGDASQTIYSFTGATPDHLLDFRTRHPGATVVKLVRDYRSTPQVVHLANGLLAQAKGRAADHRLELVSQRAPGPEPVYTEYTDEPAEAEGAARRIRELIDAGVPAAEIAVLFRTNAQSETYEQALADVGVPYQLRGAERFFDRPEVRKASVALRGAARFGGNDSLLDDAVDLPSQVRAVLSGEGWTPRPPAGSGAVRERWESLAALVNLAQDFGTAKPGATLTDLVAELDERANAQHAPTVQGVTLASLHSAKGLEWDVVFLVGVAEGMMPITYAKTDEQIEEERRLLYVGVTRARERLHLSWALSRSPGGRANRRPSRFLDGLRPGSTATTARTAAGSTGGIERGIPGTRGSAPRRVQRTPARCRVCGRTLTDAGEMKLMRCDDCPSDMNEGLYEQLREWRADQARRSGQPAFCVFTDRTLMAIAETAPDDEHELARIPGVGMRKLNRYGADVLAICAGQYAGGDTDQD